A stretch of DNA from Staphylococcus equorum:
GATCGCACAACGGCGAGTCAATATGTTGCTATAGAACTTTTAAAACAAATAAAGTCGCAACCTAATGCTGTGTTAGGTCTTGCTACGGGAAGTACAATGATTGATATTTATAAATACTTATCGGAATTAATTAATGTTAATCACACAAAATTAAATGATGTGGTGACATTTAATTTAGATGAGTATATTGGGTTAGCGGCAGATCACGAACAAAGTTACCATGCTTATATGAAAGAGAATTTATTCAATCATAATAGCACTTGGAATGAAGACAACATCTATTTACCTAAAGGTGATGCAGAAGATGTAGAAAAAGAATGTATAGCTTATGAGCAATGTATACAAGATGCAGGGCCAGCAGACATTCAAATTTTAGGTATCGGTGAAAACGGACATATTGGTTTTAATGAGCCATTTTCATCATTTGAAAGTGAAACACGCGTAGTAGATTTAACGGATTCAACAATCAAAGCCAACAGTCAACACTTCGATAATATTGAAGATGTACCTAAACAAGCTAT
This window harbors:
- the nagB gene encoding glucosamine-6-phosphate deaminase; this encodes MNVINLKDRTTASQYVAIELLKQIKSQPNAVLGLATGSTMIDIYKYLSELINVNHTKLNDVVTFNLDEYIGLAADHEQSYHAYMKENLFNHNSTWNEDNIYLPKGDAEDVEKECIAYEQCIQDAGPADIQILGIGENGHIGFNEPFSSFESETRVVDLTDSTIKANSQHFDNIEDVPKQAISMGLASIMNAKRIILIAFGSNKQEAIQQLLDGKVSESLPASILHQHPNVEVIVDDSALN